From a single Raphanus sativus cultivar WK10039 chromosome 3, ASM80110v3, whole genome shotgun sequence genomic region:
- the LOC108847074 gene encoding sulfate transporter 4.1, chloroplastic — translation MSYASLSVKDLTSLVTRSGTGSSSSPKRPVKVIPLQHPDTSNEARPPSIPFDDIFSGWRARIKRMSLVDWIETLFPCFRWIRTYRWNEYFKLDLMAGITVGVMLVPQAMSYAKLAGLPPIYGLYSSFVPIFVYAVFGSSRQLAIGPVALVSLLVSNALGGIADSSEEELHIELAILLALLVGILECIMGLLRLGWLIRFISHSVISGFTSASAIVIGLSQVKYFLGYNIARSSKIVPLVESIIAGADKFQWPPFLMGSLILVILQVMKHVGKAKKELQFLRAAAPLTGIVLGTTIAKVFHPPSISLVGEIPQGLPTFSFPRSFDHAKTLLPTSALITGVAILESVGIAKALAAKNRYELDSNSELFGLGVANILGSLFSAYPSTGSFSRSAVSNESEAKTGLSGLITGIIIGCSLLFLTPVFKYIPQCALAAIVVSAVSGLVDYDEAIFLWRVDKRDFTLWIITSTTTLFFGIEIGVLVGVGFSLAFVIHESANPHIAVLGRLPGTTVYRNVKQYPEAYTYNGIVIVRIDAPIYFANISYIKDRLREYEVAVDKYTTKGPEVERISFVILELSPVTHIDSSAVEALKELYQEYKARDIQLAISNPNKDVHMTIARSGMVELVGKEWYFVRVHDAVQVCLNCVQSSSLGDKKQSFLRRFGNNGSNNGSSSYTDLQSYNTLLKEPLLPVEK, via the exons ATGTCCTACGCATCCCTGAGCGTGAAGGACCTGACGAGCCTTGTTACAAGATCCGGaaccggttcttcttcttccccgaAGCGACCCGTCAAGGTGATCCCGCTCCAGCATCCTGACACATCCAATGAAGCTCGTCCTCCCTCGATCCCTTTCGACGATATATTCTCCGGATGGAGGGCGAGGATCAAGCGGATGAGCCTCGTGGATTGGATAGAGACTCTGTTTCCTTGCTTCAGATGGATTCGAACTTACAGATGGAACGAGTATTTTAAGCTCGATCTCATGGCTGGTATCACCGTTGGTGTAATGCTTGTTCCTCAG GCAATGTCGTATGCAAAACTAGCTGGCCTTCCACCAATATACGGTCTAT ACTCATCATTTGTTCCGATATTTGTCTATGCCGTATTCGGCTCATCTCGTCAGCTTGCTATCGGACCCGTAGCATTGGTGTCACTTCTCGTCTCCAATGCTTTGGGAGGAATCGCTGATTCGTCTGAGGAAGAGTTGCATATTGAACTTGCTATTTTGCTGGCTCTTTTGGTTGGAATATTGGAGTGCATCATGGGCCTCTTAAG GCTTGGATGGCTTATTCGTTTCATTAGTCACTCGGTTATATCTGGATTTACAAGTGCTTCAGCCATTGTCATTGGATTATCACAAGTGAAATATTTCCTTGGGTATAACATTGCTAGGAGCAGCAAGATTGTACCACTAGTTGAGAGCATTATAGCTGGTGCTGATAAG TTTCAGTGGCCACCTTTCTTGATGGGATCTCTCATTCTAGTAATCCTTCAAGTGATGAAGCATGTG GGGAAAGCAAAGAAGGAACTTCAGTTCTTAAGAGCAGCAGCGCCACTCACAGGGATAGTTCTCGGTACAACCATTGCAAAAGTGTTCCATCCACCTTCCATCTCTCTG GTGGGAGAAATACCTCAAGGACTTCCAACTTTTTCTTTCCCAAGAAGCTTTGATCATGCAAAAACATTGCTTCCAACATCAGCTCTCATTACCGGTGTTGCCATCTTG GAATCTGTGGGTATTGCCAAAGCACTTGCAGCAAAAAACAGATATGAGTTGGATTCAAATTCAGAG TTGTTTGGTCTTGGTGTTGCAAATATATTGGGATCATTATTTTCAGCATACCCATCTACAG gatcatTTTCTAGGTCTGCTGTGAGTAATGAAAGTGAAGCTAAGACCGGGCTATCAGGACTTATAACAGGAATCATCATTGGATGTTCTCTACTGTTCTTGACACCAGTGTTCAAATATATACCACAG TGTGCTTTGGCAGCAATAGTGGTCTCTGCTGTTAGTGGTTTG GTGGACTATGATGAAGCTATCTTCCTATGGCGAGTGGACAAGAGGGATTTTACACTTTGGATCATCACTAGCACCACAACTTTGTTCTTCGGAATAGAGATTGGTGTCCTTGTTGGT GTTGGTTTTTCATTAGCATTCGTTATCCACGAGTCTGCAAACCCCCACATTG CTGTCTTGGGGCGTCTTCCAGGGACCACAGTGTACAGAAACGTAAAGCAGTATCCAGAGGCTTACACATACAACGGGATTGTGATTGTCAGAATCGATGCTCCTATTTACTTTGCCAACATAAGCTACATTAAAGACAG ACTGCGAGAATATGAAGTTGCTGTTGACAAATACACAACCAAGGGACCAGAGGTGGAGAGAATCTCCTTTGTTATCCTAGAATTGTCAC CTGTTACTCACATAGACTCGAGCGCTGTGGAAGCTTTAAAAGAACTGTATCAGGAGTACAAAGCAAGGGACATTCAGCTAGCGATCTCAAATCCGAACAAAGACGTTCACATGACGATAGCAAGATCAGGAATGGTCGAGCTCGTTGGAAAAGAATGGTACTTTGTGAGGGTGCACGACGCGGTGCAAGTGTGTCTTAACTGCGTACAGAGCTCTAGCTTGGGAGACAAGAAACAAAGTTTCTTGAGAAGGTTTGGGAACAATGGGAGCAACAACGGTTCATCATCTTACACTGATCTTCAATCCTACAACACTTTGTTGAAGGAGCCATTGTTGCCAGTGGAGAAGTAA